Sequence from the Cucurbita pepo subsp. pepo cultivar mu-cu-16 chromosome LG02, ASM280686v2, whole genome shotgun sequence genome:
GCAGAGTCATGAAACTTTGTCCTAGCTGCCCAGGTTTGCAATGTTGGAACCTTGCTTTCTCTTGTGGCAGTAGTTCTCTTTGGtcaaagtttctttttcttatcaatGGCTAGTTATATCAACGAACTGGATATAAGCCATTTCAAAACTATTGTCATTGTGATCGTGTGTGATGAGGTTATGTGGaaacaaacatatattttagttGTGAAAAATTGtatgtttttatattatatttttggcGGGCAGGTCGAGTCGAGGATAGACGAGGCCCATTTtctacatcatttttttttctgtgttcctttttcttttggaagaaCATGAAATTTTCCATGCTTTCTTTTGTCCATTGTTTGGTCTTGGGTATTGTGGTCCCTGTTTCTTATCTAAAAGAATAAAGTGCATTTTGATTCCTGTTCTATGATAGGCTATAAAATCTAATCATTTTGTGTTCTCATTGTAAACATTGTGTCaacagaacaagaaaataTCTTAGCATAGGAAGAGAAGATATTTTACGTAACTTATTCTTTATACTGTTAGCAGGAAAACAAGGACAACTTTTTGGtttgataaaattatgtaGTCAAACTGTAACGGCCGAGCAggtattgtcctatttggacttatcctttcgggcttcccctcaagactttaaaacacgtctgctagggtaAGGGTGGATATcgtcccttttgggctttctctttcgggcttcccctcaagactttaaaacgtatgctagggaaaggttttcatacctttacaaaaggtgtttcgttttcctcggACTCTCACACAAACATTAGAACTATAGCATGTTTTTTTACTGAAACATTAGAACTATAGCATGTTTTTTCACTGGGTTGGTCACTAGTTTTCAATTTGTtgattgatttaaaaaaatctttgctTTGGTTGTTCTGTTTCGTTGTGTTTTCATAGAATCTCATTTTGTTTAATCCCCACTGTTTCCATTGAATTTGATCAATGGACTAtcattattgttttgtttgaatacTTGCAATcataaatcattaaatattcAAGTGACGGAATACAGCTAGAAGGCAAAgatctcgattcattcattATGTTGATTTTTCGTGGATTCCATTCCATTGTGAGATACGACTTTCATCACTTGCACTAGCATGCTTGTCACTTGGTATGTATTCTAGCCTCATTGTAATGAATTTTTAGGAGGGcttgaaaatatttgaatcgatatattattcTCAATAGTTTTATCGCTGAGCATCAGTTAGTTGCTAACGATCTCGAGACTATTTTGAACCATTTCTCAATAGGGACAAAAATCGTGATGTATCGATTATTCATTAATCGATCGACCTAAcacatattaaataatattaattttaaggatcaacaaaaattaagcAAAGATCTAATAATGTAATAAGCATGAACTAAATGTAGAATATGCATAATTAAGCTTGGAAGAAGCACGactttatctaaaattattgaatgtgCAACCAAAGTAAAAGGCTGTTTTCCTGGGGGCAAGCAGTCAGGAGGAAACATTATAGTAAAGAAAGACTTCATTCCACTTCATTATTATGGGGTTGTGGAATTGATTGAAGTTCATAAATCTAACCGAGACAACTATAACATCGCAGGAGCCTTGCTTTCAAAGACGCTTCATATTCACTATTCAGTGATACGTGATAAAATGCATTCATCCAACCCTAGCTCTTGTACAACTCTAGAAAGATCATGCTCCTTCTGAACGCTCTGAACCCATCTTGAATTGATGTGAACACGCTCGATGCTCTGCTTCAATGTTCGGGCTATCCCTGGCTTCACACGGCTTGCAAAGAACTCCTCAACTTCCTTCGCTTTGTCATACGACGCAAACTGAAATGACGATGAAAAATGAAGGATAGATAGGTTATAGGCGAGAGCTTGAGAACAAACTAATGAACCAGGGTGgttgagaaagaagagagcTGTACAAACCGGGGAGACTGTGGCACTGACAAAGCGTCCGATCAGAAACCCGGAGTCGAAGATTTTTGAGATTTCTTCCCACTTTGCCTGCGTTGACATTGTCACATTGTTATAGTTTCGAAGGAACAGAGCACGAGATATGAACAATGAAAAAACAGGTCTTATttgataactttttttttttctcgttacATTCCTGAAAAACACATTCTGACTTCTAagctaaatttcaaaataataataaaaaaaaaataaaactaagaAAACTGTATATGTATTGTGAAACTAGTGCCTTACAAAGcttgattatatatatagatcccacgtcggttggagaggagaatgaaacaccctttacaagggtgtgaaaaccttcccctaacagacgcgttttaaaaaccttaaggggaagcccgaaaggaaaagcccaaagaggacaatatatgctagcggtgggcatAGGAGGCATGGGCCAAAAGGGCGGCCAAAATGTGAATAAATTGTGTTCATTTCCCCCCTCAACATCCAACTTTGGGATATAACCACCCCTGTTGTAAGAACTTTCTGATTGATATGCTAACAGGATAAATATTTACGAGAAAAGTGccaatcaaataataatatagtgTGCTTCTTAATGGAGAGGATTGAGTAAATCACCTTCAGCCATGTCCAAGCTGTTTCCCGTGCTTTCCAATTAACCCCTAGTCCAAAAACAGCATCTTGACTACGAACCTACAAGTGAAAATAATGAGTATTTTGAGTCTCAAATGCAAGAGGTTGTCATTGTATGAAGAAACTACAGTACCTCAGACGACAACAAAAAGTTGAGAACTTCCAGAATGATGTTAGGATCTGGACAAGATGCCAAGGAACctaaaaagaaacagaagtaATCATATGAATATTACACACAACACAAGGAAACTCGTTCGTCGACCAAAAATGATATGTGATTTACTTAAAATGCGTGTTTTCTCCTGGCTAAGATCAGTCTCTCtataaattcttaaaagtGATTCGTAACCAGATCTGTTTGAAGTACTGACTGTCTGCATTACCGCCACGTACGCAGCctgaaatattataataaagaaaacatgAGACGATTAAGAACGTAAGATTCTTGCTTAGTTGTTTGTACAGCATTATGTTCCTCCAGCGTACCTTTCTAATATCAGGTGGGAGGAGTGGCGTACTTCTGTCATCTAAAAATGCATGAAATCGCCTATTCGCTTCTTTTATTGTTGATTCACAACCGAACAGAGCAAGAGCCGTCAATATTTCTCCTCTCAACATTGCATCAAGATGGCTTTCGCCTGGTTTCGGGTCCCAACCCAGTTTTCTACATATAAAGTtgcatatataaataaaataaccaaaaagatTGCAAGATAACTTTTATGCAGTTTGTATTTGTAGATATTTGGCATCCAGACACTCATTAAGATGTTCAATATCCTAAGGATATTGTTGCAATACCTGAAAATCAtgacttcaaaaaaatataaatggtaCACCTTACCTGAAAATCATCAAATCCTAATTTTTCCAATAAAGTTATAGAGGCCATAATTTGGGAAATTAAGCCAGAGTCTCCTCGACCAATAATATCTTGGccaattcaaaagaaattttgttttaaaaaagcaagcagtaaaaaaaatccagAACCTCCGTGCCAACTATTGGggttatttagatttatagAATATGGAATTCTTCATACCAGCACAAGGATTTgcagaaacaaaagaaaatgcaaaacaTTTCAATTAAATCTAAGACAATATGTATATCATAAACTCCCCCCAGCCAAAGGGAAAAAACACCCGAAGTTTTTCTGTTAACAAGAACGCACATCATTCAATAGATCAAGCTACAGTTACCATACTTCCATATTATAAATGTGCCGTTTATTTTGTTgaccaccaaaaaaaaaaaaaaaaaaaaaaaaaaaaNCGCATCTGAAACAAGATAACTATAAAATAAGATCCATTAATGACATCTTATTTAGGCTATGCAAACATATAACTTTAATCATGGCCAAAAAATCCTACATAGCCGCTTATAAAGATTTAAAAGTACACACAAATTCACATGAAATATCTTACTCTGCTGCAAAGTAGAAATTGTTGATGAAAAATTGTTTGATGTTGACCAGGGCCTCAGGAATTGCATCAGCCGCAattttttcaagtttataGCTTATCTACAAAATAGTTTCCCAGAATAAGCTCTCTAGGTATGACTATAAAAACTGGAGGAAAAAAGAGTCTAGGTGAAAACATTACACTGATCAAATTCGATAACACAGTATAGTCAAGTTCCTTTCTGTAAGCACTTATTAAGGTAAACAAAGAAGTAACTGATTGCTGGCAAGCCATAGAAAGGGCAAATGCATCATCCAAAATACCTGTAGAAAGAATAACCTTAGCTACTCCTTATTACCGACATCAAAATGAGTAAAGCTAAGATGTTAGTTACCAAATCTGTCAGTTGCAGTCAAATGATCTTTTTCTATTGCATTTCTAAGCTTATATGAAAGATCTGTGTCATACTTCACCCGGTAGAAACCAGTCTGATCCACATTAAGCTTTATCCAATCACAAGATTTATCATTTCCACCATCCCATTTTCTGAAGGAACAACCGAGGAACTCCTTGATGTCAACAGATTCTGTCTTCGTTTGCAGCAGAAAATTCTTACGCACATCATAGGAGCCACAACACAATGTTATGGGAACAATCCATTGCCCCTCTCCACAGGAACCACTCAACAAAAATCTTGACTGCCAATTACAATATCCATGAATTATAACCCTCAAGAGTttatcaaaaaataaaatgttaaaactAACATAAGAAATTCATAGATGAATTTGATCAAATGACAGAAACCAACACAAAGAGACCTGCTCAAACACCAATTTCTCATCTGTCACTTTGACTGTGACAACAGGATATCCTTGTTGCTTAGTCCAGGAACTCATTAATTTGTTCACAGGTTCACCAGACCCCTCCTCAAGTGCAGCCCATAAGTCTTCAGTTTTTGCATTTGAGCAACTGTGCCTTTTAATGTACGAAGCAAGTGATTTCTGATCACATCAAGCAACCCACTTCAACGAATTGGATTAATAGGTACAAAATGATCCAATTTTTTAGACAAGGAATAGTAAAAACCTGAAAACACTCGGCACCGAGATAACTTTGTAACATTCGAATAACAGATGCACCTTTTCTATAGCTAATTGCATCAAATATTTCATCAACCTCACTGGCATGATTTATCTCAAcctgaaagaaaagagtgcTTCCTTAACTTGAACAAGAAACACTAGAATGACTTTCCTTGAATTAAGACAAACAGAATACCCAACAAAGGAgataatagaaagaaaaagctaTGCCTGCCGGCTGCCAGTCACACGTGTACCTCAATAGGATGTGATTCAGCAAGACCATCCAACGTAAGACCATGATTTGATTCTTCAAGAAATTGATTCCATACTTTCCATTCTGGAAACAAGCTATCAGTAGCTAAATAACTCACCTACACAAATGAGATAAAATGAAAACCAATTATAAGCATTTCCTCCGACAATGGGTTCCAAATAAAGacaaattaaatgaaagtGGGATACCCATGTTGCGAATCCTTCATTCAACCATAAATGTGTCCACCACTCCATAGTTACAAGGTTTCCAAACCATTGGTGTGCAAGTTCATGAGCCACGACGGTTGCCACCTTaacaatgagaaaataaaaaattataaaaagtcaAGGAATTGGCAACATTCCAATTcaaattatgaatataatttttgtttttaagaagGCTTGGATATGCAGATCACCCTCTGTTTGTTGGCAGCTGCTGAGTGCTGATCATCATAAAGTAGAGCAGTCTCCCTGTAGGTAACTAAACCATAGTTTTCCATGGCCCCAGCAGCGAAGTCTGGAATTGCAATCATGTCGAGTTTTGGTAGGGAGTATGGGCAAGCAAAATATCTGCAGAAGTTGAACCACTgtttatgaagaaaataaagaaagtttcTAAACAGGATGAATAATACTGTATGGACCAACATACTCCTTGTATAGGTCAAGAGTCTTCACAGCGACCTGTAACGCAAATTTTCCTTGATTTGCCTTTCCAACTTGACAGTATACACGAACTTTCACCCCTGTTAAGATGTCAATTCAAGCTATTATTAACAGTACCCACAGTATGCATAAGAAActctaatttatgattttacCATCAGCTGTATGATCTTCCACATAATCAAATAAACCAACAACCATGGCCACTAAATATGTGGACATAATTGGTGATTCTTGATATGTAACCGTCTTTAGATGCCCATTCactttttcttcaataattgGCATGTTGGAAAGTGCTATTAGTTCAGATGGTACATCTAACGTGATTTTGAATGTAGCCTGCTTGTCAACAATGAACAGATTAAAGCAATGACTAGGTAGGAGTTCCAATTGGGTAGAAATAAGCTAAAGGTTTAAACATCATTCCAGCCTCTCTCAATTTTGACGTAATttctctttaaattaaaatgtacaATTAGTTCATAAGTTTCATTAAAAGCCAAAATTAGTCTCAATAAGttatttcatcattcattttatcaaattaGAAGTAATATACGCACATAACTCATTTGATGGGCAAACTTTTCAACAACTAATATTGCAAGAAAATGCAATTAAAAATGTACTTTTATAAATGTGAAATCTACTTCCCTTGACAGCACATTTTCACATCTAACAATATAAAAAACTTCACAAAATGATTCCTCTAATTTGAATTGTCTATCCTAATCGacagaccaaaaaaaaaaaaaaaaaaaaaaaaaccttccaaaaaaaaaaaaagttaacataatataaatatcatattttattaaagatgGGGAACTATATTAGAACTGTTGAATACTTATGGACCAAAATGGAAACCAGGTCAAATTTCAAGTGACTAAAAAGTAACataaattaagataaattttGGCAGTGCTATTTCTGTGTCGCTTCAACATGGTGATGGGAATAATCACTTCAAGGTTTTAGTAGATGAATTAAAGGGGTTTAGATCTCCATAGAGggaaaaaaggagagagatgGAAAGAGATATGCTAACACCTTAAAAGCAGGTTCATCCCAGCAAGGGAAGCAACGTCTAGCATCAACAGGTTCAAATTGTGTAACAGccatatttttcttctcaccATTGTGCTCATAAGTGCTGGGCAACAAAGAGAAAATTCGTATCATTCAAGttaaaaaagaagcaaaagtaATCACTGCTCCGTTGCTAAGAAATTGAGGCAacagaagaaatgaaattactGACAATTATCCATACAGATTGGGATAAGTGTAGTTCAACACACTGCAAGCTAGTGGCCCATTGTAAA
This genomic interval carries:
- the LOC111788106 gene encoding aminopeptidase M1, encoding MDQFRNQPRLPKFAVPKRYEISLKPDLCLCKFSGSVAIDVDILSDTRFLVLNAADLHVDDASVSFKHRSSSKVFQPSSIQACEENQIFVLEFAETLPTGSGTLSINFEGILNDKMKGFYRSTYEHNGEKKNMAVTQFEPVDARRCFPCWDEPAFKATFKITLDVPSELIALSNMPIIEEKVNGHLKTVTYQESPIMSTYLVAMVVGLFDYVEDHTADGVKVRVYCQVGKANQGKFALQVAVKTLDLYKEYFACPYSLPKLDMIAIPDFAAGAMENYGLVTYRETALLYDDQHSAAANKQRVATVVAHELAHQWFGNLVTMEWWTHLWLNEGFATWVSYLATDSLFPEWKVWNQFLEESNHGLTLDGLAESHPIEVEINHASEVDEIFDAISYRKGASVIRMLQSYLGAECFQKSLASYIKRHSCSNAKTEDLWAALEEGSGEPVNKLMSSWTKQQGYPVVTVKVTDEKLVFEQSRFLLSGSCGEGQWIVPITLCCGSYDVRKNFLLQTKTESVDIKEFLGCSFRKWDGGNDKSCDWIKLNVDQTGFYRVKYDTDLSYKLRNAIEKDHLTATDRFGILDDAFALSMACQQSVTSLFTLISAYRKELDYTVLSNLISISYKLEKIAADAIPEALVNIKQFFINNFYFAAEKLGWDPKPGESHLDAMLRGEILTALALFGCESTIKEANRRFHAFLDDRSTPLLPPDIRKAAYVAVMQTVSTSNRSGYESLLRIYRETDLSQEKTRILSSLASCPDPNIILEVLNFLLSSEVRSQDAVFGLGVNWKARETAWTWLKAKWEEISKIFDSGFLIGRFVSATVSPFASYDKAKEVEEFFASRVKPGIARTLKQSIERVHINSRWVQSVQKEHDLSRVVQELGLDECILSRITE